Proteins encoded in a region of the Acipenser ruthenus chromosome 43, fAciRut3.2 maternal haplotype, whole genome shotgun sequence genome:
- the LOC117962830 gene encoding gastrula zinc finger protein XlCGF57.1-like has product MESVYIKQEEVMELVPVCIKQEMPELEPVHIKEETELEPVHMKEETELEPVHIKEETELEPVHMKEETELEPVHIKEEETELEPVHIKEEETELESVHIKEETELEPVHIKEEETELEPVHIKQETELEPVHIKEGTELEPVHIKEGTELEPVHIKEETELEPVHIKEETELEAVHMKEETELEAVHIKEEETELQPVHIEEKSIGCLFKDTEKISLPKISHQCNECGKSFSWPGNLKTHQRIHTGEKPYQCTECGESFSASGGLKRHHRFHTGEKPYHCFECGKSFTEKGTLNKHQRIHTGEKLYQCTECGKSFNVSGGLKRHHRFHTGEKPYHCFECGKSFTEKGTLNKHQRIHTGEKPYQCTECGKSFNVLGSLKRHHRFHTGEKPYHCFECGKSFTEKGKLKNHQRIHTGEKPYQCVKCGESFSRLGSLKRHQRIHTGEKSYQCTECGESFSESGSLNRHQRIHTGEKPYHCVKCGESFSQLGNLKRHQRIHTGASLPPSQSLTSPPCLLECGELSDSLSLSHPAVNEGGPQE; this is encoded by the coding sequence ATggagtctgtttacattaaacaggaggaggttATGGAATTGGTACCtgtctgcattaaacaggagatgcctgaactggaacctgtccacattaaagaagagactgaactggagcctgtccacatgaaagaagagactgaactggagcctgtccacattaaagaagagactgaactggagcctgtccacatgaaagaagagactgaactggagcctgtccacattaaagaggaagagactgaactggagcctgtccacattaaagaggaagagactgaactggagtctgtccacattaaagaagagactgaactggagcctgtccacattaaagaggaagagactgaactggagcctgtccacattaaacaagagactgaactggagcctgtccacattaaagaagggACTGAActagagcctgtccacattaaagaagggACTGAActagagcctgtccacattaaagaagagactgaactggagcctgtccacattaaagaagagactgaactggaggctgtccacatgaaagaagagactgaactggaggctgtccacattaaagaagaagagactgaactgcagcCTGTCCACATTGAAGAGAAGTCTATTGGCTGCTTGTTTAAGGATACAGAAAAAATATCCCTGCCAAAGATATCACATCAATGTaatgaatgtgggaagagtttcagctggccaggaaacctaaaaacacaccagcgaattcacactggagagaagccatatcaatgtactgaatgtggggagagcttcagtgCGTCAGGAGgcctaaaaagacaccatcgatttcacactggagagaagccatatcactgttttgaatgtgggaaaagcttcactgagaaaggaacactaaacaaacaccagcgaattcacactggagagaagctgtatcaatgtactgaatgtggaaagagctttAATGTGTCAGGAGgcctaaaaagacaccatcgatttcacactggagagaagccgtatcactgttttgaatgtgggaaaagcttcactgagaaaggaacactaaacaaacaccagcgaattcacactggagagaagccgtatcaatgtactgaatgtgggaagagctttaatgtgttaggaagcctaaaaagacaccatcgatttcacactggagagaagccgtatcactgttttgaatgtgggaaaagcttcacTGAGAAAGGTAAACTAAAAaatcaccagagaattcacactggagagaagccatatcagtGTGTtaaatgtggggagagcttcagtcggttaggaagcctaaaaagacaccagcgaattcacactggagagaagtcatatcaatgtactgaatgtggggagagcttcagtgAGTCAGGAAGCCTAAATAGACACCAacgcattcacactggagagaagccgtatcactgtgttaaatgtggggagagcttcagtcagttaggaaacctaaaaagacaccagcgaattcacactggagccagcctccctccctcccagtccctcacctctccaccctgcttgttggagtgtggagagctgtctgattccttgtctctctctcaccctgcagtaaatgaagggggtccccaggagtga